In the Ricinus communis isolate WT05 ecotype wild-type chromosome 3, ASM1957865v1, whole genome shotgun sequence genome, GGAATGCATGTGGACTTGTTTCAATGTGCCATTCAACTACAACAAAAAGGATACCTCCTgcctttttttcctctttctttgtttcttttctattgCTTGCTTTtgtacaataaataaattgcattAATTAACAATAATGACCATGACCCTGaccctaatttttatataactattcctgatcttcttcttctctcgTTTTTCTTGAAGTCTCTGCttgtaaaatttatgtgaTTTGTGAATGAGTTTGGCGTCGGACACTCAGAATAGTTttcaagtttttattttttgttcagATTAGATTACGGCATCTGTATTGAATTATAAGtgattaataatatgaaagtaacaataaagagaaaatgagaTTAGTATCTTGATAAGCACGGATGGAAGTGAGAAAGGAAATAAGTGGTCAAACACAAGCACACGCCTCTGTCGTGATCATTGATCCAGACAGTGCAAATCACGTGTATCTCCACTTATTCTGGTAACCGTTTCTTAGCCTCATTCTCCATTTTTGCACACTTGCACATTGCTTAAGGTATTGTTAGCTGCAGCcgtattatattttatttaatatgaaaccTAATTAAGCCCTTATTGCATGTTTCTAAATGTATATTGACTCACCCTTTTCACTGCTTCTCTTCTTAAACTGGTGCTCTATGTGTTCATGCTTACTCTGGAGGCCACTCTGCTTAATTGCCCATATTCAATTCATGCCTGCAAAGGGACCAATTTAAACATTTGCAACCCTTCAAATAGTCGTACAGCCATTTCTCTGTTAATCTTACCATCCTCACTTAAACTAATCCTGTTTTTACCCATCAACCtgttttatatatacacacacacacacactaGTAATGGATTTGCTTTCAATTATTGCCTTTGCATTGCCTTATTTATTAGGACACTTTTGCCGACAGAAATTCAAAAGAGCCTTAGCAATCTTTTGGATGTTCCAATTAACATTAGGTCTCTCTCCTTTTAATTGGATTCATATATGTATGCGAGTGACATGCGTCCATAATGGGTGAGTTCATATATGCAAAATTCGTCTTTTTTCATTTAGTGGAGAAAgctaattaagatttttaacaCATACTTTATGGTTATGGCAATGTCGAGAGAAAGAAGcttaaaactaaaagaattcaAGCTATTGGTATGATGGAATGCATGATAAAGTTAATTACGTGCGTACCTAATTAATCAAGCTATTGGTGTGAGTGGGGATTGCAATATATAGGAATAGGAGTGGATCATTCTCCATTTATACGCATGCACCCTTACTCGCTTGAGTGGGAAATGCATATATATGCATGCATGCATGCCTAATATAACATTATATTGACATGTAATAAGAGATATaagaaagataataataaattagttggTCCATCTCGATATTGaactatatatacatatatgtctTCGTAGGTTTgagatattttatatatatatatatatatatatatatatatatatatatatatatatatatatatatattaatctaaGAAGAGCAAAACCAGATTAAGGAGTGGGTGGCAGACAGTGCATTTGTATTTAGTGCTCGTGAAATCCACATAAGACCAATAGAGACAGAAAGAAGATGATCACCTATAATAacacttgttttcttttttcttaagtgCTTAGTACTTCAATATGATTGCTTGCCTAAAGGGaaactaattatcttttaCATGTCAAAAATACCCATTTTACATTATAATTTGTGAGCGATTAGACATCATTTACGAGCTTCTTAATTACTAGTTTCTAGACTTCAATTAAAATCATTCTACATAAAGAGTTCCATTCTAAACAGTTAGTGAGTCTGTGGATTCACATTCACGTAATGATGGGACAAACCTACGTTTAGGGATGGGTATtcgaaatttaaaaatatccgAACTCGAATTCGATTAAAATacatgtattaaaaaattatttttattacccGAATCTGTTTTAAACTCGAATAAAAAAAACCCGCATACTATTCGAGTCCGATTAAAAtccatttaaattaaattatcactaaatatatttattgatatttaaatgaataataaaatactctatctgtttatataaatattcaaataattaaatgggTATTCGTCTACCGAActcatttataataaataaattctaaatatattaatataaataaaaatacgaTATATAGactaatcaaattaaatattcattatatgaATGCAATccatacataaatttaatataaattaaaataatattttaataaaaatataatataatataataattttaatatattcagATTCAGATAACGGGTACCTACGGATTTAAATTCGAACTCGATACGagtagtaaaattaaattttaaacccGTCCCAAACTCATTTGTTATTATTCAAATCCGTCCTATTAGAGTTCGGTCGAGTCAGATATCAAAAACACATCcatatatgtatttttctaAGGGAGGTACAAGAGTGTAGTTTCATTATGCTATGCTACTCTCCTTGTATTTTTTGCTTTaaaggaaaataatgaaagttGCATTAAACAGATAATGAATATGGCTGTACATCTTGGGAAAGTAGCAAATCTACATTTGGAAGGACCTCCTAAAACATATAGAAAAGAACCAAGCTATGAGCGGAAGGAGGAACATGTATGAAGCCATGTGATTAGCAAGCATTAGAACATCATCCATTTGGTATTTCCTTCCCTTGAATAGAATAGAAGAAATGGGCACCTTTACTCCCAGTCCCAGGCTGTGTTTTTTTATCAGCAGTCCCCACATTCTGGCTAGTAATAGTGTAGTACATAATTCTGATTTTATTGATGGAAGAGTGTCTCTTCAGTTCTGCGCATGTATAATGGGCTATCCTGTTGAGGCTCTCAAAactatacatacatatataccATTTTGTTTGGTGGAATTGTTTCTAATTCGGGTCGTGGTGCCTCCTCCACTCCACTCCAGCCCAAATTCTGTTAgcccaattaattaaataacagtAAAGGATTAATATGACTATGAGCATAATTAAGTTAAAGTTGAAATGTGGGAAATGGACTTGCGTACTTGGGGGCGGGGGTTGGATTGGGCCaaaaaaccaaaccatcatatgTTTTGATTATATTAGCGGTACGGAGAGAGAAGacatataatatatgaatgttattttttatatagatatatttatatatttatacagaAATAATTTAGAGCGTGCTGAGTAGGACTTCTACGTGTAGCAAAACATCATCTCAAGAGTTTTAACATAACTGTATATTTAAAGTTGTAACTCGAAATTTTAGTTAAGCTAGAAAAAACCCTTATCATCTCATCTATACGCTTTTAGTTAAGTTAAAAGAGATTTCATCTGTGCTACTGTACTACTCTTTTCATATTTGGAATAAATAACATCACATATTAGCTTTGGATTTCAAAGGGCAATCAGGAATGAAATTAGACGTAAAGAGTTGCTATTATATACTAGAGTACAGAGACTCTATATAtactcttttatctttttgctGCCTCAAATTGTTCAAACCCTAATTCTCAGCTTTCAGTGATAAGGACTGTAGACGGCGGTACCAGTCTAGGGGTCAAATATTTGATGATAGTCATTCATAGTACATGAGTTAGTGAAATTGAGAAACTTTATGATTTCCAGTATGTCAGTCCGACATAtgtatatttgtatttttggAAGTAATATTAGTTGATGGATGAATATAATAAGTTGTGGTTGACCCTTTTAATAAACTAATCATAATCCATGGTGACTAGTAATTGACAGACAAGGCAATTCCTCTCCACATGCAACCCACTTATGAGCAGTATTCAGGATGAGGTTACtcctcttttttattttatttttggtgaTGAAAGATGCAAATTTCAAGAGAActtatttgtatattattgACAACCAATCAATCATGTACATGTTTAAAGTATAATTCAAGTcacatttttatttgtttgttttctagTCACTgatctataattaaattgtaaGTTAATTTATAGGAGTGGGAATCACGATGGGCAGTTCATACTCTTTTTCGTAATTCCGCTAATCATTGGTTAGCTGATAATTATGTATGTTAGGGGAAGAGCTCATGCATGCACTTAGTGGGATATGATTGAGGAACCTCTCTGTGTTCAACAATGCACATGCATGCAAATACTGAGCTTGTTTCCTTATGATCTTTGATTAGTGGATGAATTAATTAGTTTCAGAGTGATTTATCTTTAACCAAATTGAGAgaagataaatattattatgtattaaggattaaaaagaaatatggaagaataaataaaaaaaatgaaagcaaaATTGTGGGATGAAAGGGAAAGATCATTTTCAGAGTCACAACTCACATGGGCGATTCACTGGTATCGAAGTTTTAAATGCCGCATTCACAGCCACAAACAGAACAGTTCATTATTGTAATACTTTTGAACAGTACAAGTGAATGGTACGAGGCAGCTCCCTTTTGACTGTGGGTTTGGGTTTGGGTTTGCATTGGAAACTAAAGCTAAAGCttctctctaatattttaaccatCCTTCCTTATTTCTTTGGAATCTCACTGCCAAGCCTTTTTAATGTTTTCGTACATAGAGACAGACAGGTACGTGAGGAACTCAAGAATCTTCActtccctttttttctttttcttttttaaaaaatacccACATTGCACAGTCCTTACCTTCTTTTCGAGATTATCCttagttttatattatatcCTAATCCTTGGGTTGAAAGGCAAAAAACAAATCAAGAAACCCGAGGCCTCTCAGCTCCTATAAGTTCAAAGCATTGCACTGGACCTAAAAGAGCTCACAAAGAAAGCTAAAAGGGTCCTTTCTGCTTCtaggagagagaaagaacTCCATGGATTCCAAGAAATCTAACAAGATCAGGGAAATTGTTAGGCTTCAACAAATCCTCAAGAAGTGGAGGAAAATGGCAACTTCATCTTCATCCAAAGCTACCGCCACCACCAGCAATGGCAGTAAAAGCATCAAGTTTCTAAAAAGGACGCTTTCTTTATCAGAGAACTCTGCTCGTGAGACATCAAGCAATGCCGTTCCAAAAGGCTCCCTGGCCGTTTGCGTTGGAGAAGAGCTCAAGAGATTCATAATACCAACAGAGTATTTGGGGCATCCTGCATTTCACTTATTATTAAGAGAAGCAGAAGAGGAATTTGGGTTTCAACAGACAGGCGTCCTAAGAATTCCTTGTGAAGTTGCTGTCTTTGAGAGTATCTTGAAAGTGGTGGAAGACAAGAAAGATGTTTATTCCGTGCAGGAGTTTACTCTTGGACATTGCTCATCCAAAAGCCATCAAACTCCATCTCACCATCCTCAAAGCCCTATGTGCAGATAGCCATCCATTTTTGTCTTCACCTCATTCCATTTTATCTTgctcttgtttctttttttctttcttctggATGAGGCCATGTATGTGAGAGATGAGAGCTGTAATAAGTTTTCAGAATTGTAAGAGATATATTTGAGAATTAGAGAAGAACTTTAAGTTACTAACCAATTTCAAGATCcccttctttatttatatgtgGGGCTTCTACGTTATTTCCCTGTTCATGTTTGAGGTGATGCTCAAACGATAAATATCAGTTTATAGCTAGATGTCCTCAGGTCCATAAAGCCATAGTAATACTAATACTCATTCAGGAGAGTCCAACCATGCAACAGCTGCTGCATGTGTATGCCTGCAATGCCATTATAGATGCTTGTGTGCAAGAGGTGTAAGAAGTTGATCAGAGTAATAAAATGCCCATCTGCATTGGACGGAATTAACAGAACTCTGCAGAAGAGCGACATCCAGGATTCGATCGGTATTGTTATTTGCATAGATACACTTGTACAGATTGCATAGCGTTTTACACCCACTTGCTATGCCTATTGTCAATGCCTTCATCAGAATACCATATTCCATTTTAGAAACAAAACAGCCAGACTATCAAAACGTTGTGCTCATCACAAGCAAGTACAGTATAATACCTGTTTGACTACGGAAATATCGATAAACACGTGACTGACTACGGAAAAGTATGTAATGAAAATATCGTAATGCATAAGAGCACTAAATTACAGCAGTCTGCACACAGATTCActtaaaatatagaatatgATAAGAGTATTTCCACACCCTTATTACTCAATTCACATGCACACCGTTATTCATGCTTAAAAGTACattttacaaaagaaaagaaagaacagaGGCGTTTACTCATAATGCCATTGTAAGATCCAATAAAACAGGAGACCCACATGATGCATCCTTATGATTGTgtgtgtatgtatatatatatatatatatggattaACACAAACTGTAAATAAGTTGCTCATTTTTCAAAGccggaaagaaagaagaagtaaTATAGAGGAATGATTGCAGCTGGTGAGGCTTCAAATTTCATCAGCAATTCCCCACCCCAATACTCAAGTACGATAACAAGTTATAATGCTATTTACTCAAAAGGAATCATGATGTGGCTACAGATTCTCACTAGTCTAAAATTAATCATCATAGCAATAGTATGATTTAGCTTTCGATTGTTCTAACAGTAAACCAATATTTCAAAGTAACACCAAACTGACAAATAACTTGGCATTGTGGTTTCTCATATACTGTAGATGTCTCTCTAAATTCAATCGTAAACCGTGTATATTGAAGAAGAGATAAATGATTGAATAATATAGtcaaatattattaactaaaCTTTAATATGATGAATATGCATAACCTCCAtctacatatatatcatgGCTCAGatgctaatttcttttatatatattggacCTCCCGTAATTAAtcatgataaaaagaaaaatgaatcaaaattatataaatccaAGGGAACTGTGTAGGTATGTGTGCTTAGTTGTATTATGAAATAGAATATTCAACAACTATCAACTAAATGAGATTAAATAGAAACAGAGGATTTGATTATCAAGCTTTGGCGCAATCAAATGATGCGCAATGCTAATCcatcaaatacaaaaaaatcataagaaaTGGTTGTCATTAGGTACAATAAGTCGTTGACTTACATTCCTCTTATTCTCAACAGAAGCTTACTGAAGTGATAAATGCATTCCTTAGGGCTGCAGCACATATCTACAAGTTCAAAATGTAAGGCCCGTAAATCTTACTTCCCAACAACATATCAGGGGATTCAGGAAAGAAATGCAAGTAATGGATCCTCACATCTAATTGTTccatttatttaatgaataaatacataaaaatgaaACCTTGAGGTACCGAAAGGCAAACATATTCTGTGAAGTCTAGtttctatataagaaaaacaagaGAATAAGTTTAAAGGTAAGACCACTTTAAAATCATGAGTGAAAGATCAATTCTTTCCGTTCCTTGCAAACTTAACAACCACCACCACAACTGCCAGCCGAGAAGATGCTAAAAGTTTCATAAACACATACAAAATTGGTCTTGGCCTCCTAGTCAAGGCCCCCACATGCTTATTATAAAAGAagatttgttttgttttgttttgttcttttcttttaaacaaaagaaagaatccAACTCAACCAATATATTTGCAGTGAAGAATAATCATTGAATAAACTAGCTACCAAACTCATGAATTCCGTAGTTACTTGTAAGAAAGGAAAACACACAGCAGGTTTTTACTCTTACTGCGAAATTTACGTTACACAGGTGttgtagagaaaataataaaatggaaaGGACAGAAACCTTAAACTAGCAGCTGAGAAGAATAAAACTCTGAGCCTGAGGAAAAGTGCTCCATGCGTACGATCCCATTAACAACAATATGGATTCAGTCGTCACCGTCAATATAACTAGGAAAAGTAACGCATTTGAAAACTTTGCAATTTGAGCACAATACATAACCAATCTGCATCATCATGACGACAAATTAGTTGGGTTGATGGGAGAGAtggaaatagaaaatgaaaagagtTACATACAGCTCTGCAAGATGGACAGCGGCGGTAGATGCGCTTATTATCAGCTCTCACATTGGTCTTTTGACCATTACAGAAATCACAAAGTAGCCAGCCTTTTCCATTGCAAGGTTCACACATGATGCTCTGCTGCTGATCCAGAGGAGCGCAATTCAAAGGCTTAAAGAAATGCCCGGTGTTTCTCCGGCATAGCAGCGATGTGGGCGAGATAATTGGGGAGTAATTATTGAGATTGGGTGGATTTAGTTGCATAACAATCAACATTCCCATTCCTACTTACTTCCAACTTCCAATCTTCAACTCCCCCCTCCGCCCCTTATCCGATTATATCACCCGCCTAGGATATTGCACCTCTTTTTCCCGCCTATTTACTAAACTACCACCCCACACCACAGTAACCAAACCAGGGCAAAATTGATTCTTATAAAGACTGTATTTCCTCTTTCGTTTTCACATAATTTCAATAATCTTAAATTGATTGCTGTTAATTGTTGGTGCTAAAATAATTTCCTCTACAATCAGTTTCCAACTTTAGGTGTTCTTGTTTATCTTGAAATTATTGGCccaaatcataaaattttgagGCGATATCGATATTATTGTTAATTTGTTTTTGAAGCCCCTTCACAGCCTTCCATGCGTGAGCTGCATTTAGTTCTTGGAAATGTGGAGTTTCGCGTAGTTAATTACTTCCAGTGGTGTACAGTTATTGTGTATGGAAAAGAGGCAGGCAAGTAACGACAGCAAAACAGCTtcgaatttacataaaaaaaaagatatggaAGAAAAAACATTCTGCATTCAGAATTATGAATCTGAGCCTCATGAAATTATAGCATTGGCACAAGCACTGCAATTCGTCAAAATTATATCATGAGCATTGGCTGTGCATTTTGATGATCCCGGAATCATGTATTATCACACTTCTCAATTTGTCTTCAAGCACCTTTTGGTCCAGGCAACAAGTTTCTACTTGAGAGTTTCTTCCCTACCTCCTCCTCAATAATGCCTTGCAAACAAATGATATTAAAGGAAGCTGGGTAAATTGATGGTATAATTCTAGGGCATTAACTCCTACTGCCCATATGCCACAATTCAAAATAACATTACCACAGACAGCATCAATTAATGATGATAATTTTGTCCTTTCAGAATAGTCCATGACCTGAAAATCAAACAATAATGCACCCATTACTCTATTTATGACCACGaacaacaaaataacaattatcAAATAGCAAACATACAACTTGGCTCTCAACCttcaaaagaagagaattagcTTCAAATGTCCCAGAGAAAGACAGAAACACATATGTACTATACCACGAATCAACCTCCACTAATACAGGTCTACTGAACACTGCATCTCAAGATGCAAGTTGTCCAGCATTCTTGCCAGAGCAACATagcaaaatatattttttctcacGAACATAAGAAATCCATCCAGTTCTTAATATCTGAAAATGCTACAACAGCTAGTTGAATTGATGGTCAGTACAGAGAGCTTTATCCAAAGTTTCTAAGCTAGGTATTTGAAAAGAAGATGCAAACTAAGACCTTCGGTTGTAAAACTTCAGGAGTTGTTAGTGGTCAATATTCGATACAGTTAGAGACAGTGTGCATGGAACAGGCCAGGGTGAGACACCACTGTCAAGATAACGATTATTGAACATATTCCCTTTAAACTTTAAAACTTTTATGCCAGAAAGACAGTTCCCACATCAAGGTTAAACAAAATATCTTCAGCATGTAGcctatcaaaattaaaaatccagCTCCTCAAATTGATAAAGAGTCCTCAACACACTACATACTGAACTTTGAGATGACCACATACAAGAGATTGCTTGTTATTGTCATCTTTGTTCTCAAGCAAGCAGTTTGTTGCTATAGACATAAGAGTTGCAAAGCTATAACATTCCAATAAGGCATGTTCATCTTTCAGACATGAAGCTACCCAATTAGCGTGGATAATCATTAATACATGCTATTGCTATAGAATCTAGCATGCTTGCACACCAACAAAGGCTTACCTATATAGTTGTTCAACAAGGACAACCAATGCAATCTGATGATTCAAAACCATAGAAGATAATCTGATTGATTTATTAGCCCGTGTTCGGATTCGTTGTCCATGACCATAAGGACCACCGATACAAAATGATAACCTTGAAGCTCCCTACAGAAAAAGGCAAAACTGTAGCGTTTTGGTATACTTTGACTGATAAAATGCAGTtcaaattagaaaaactaACAAATGGAAATCAAGATGAACAGAATGAGAATGAGAAGTAGGTTCACACAGTATTCCCTGCTTCTGCAACCAACTCAGCCATCTGTTCAGACCGAATATCTAGTCCATGTTCATCCAACATCACGACCTATAAGAAAGCTAcgtaaatgataaataaactaaGGTAAatgataaatgataaaaaaactGTCAGGagtgaaaaaatatatttgcaATTACATTTGGAGATTAATATCCCATAGATTAAATTTCTCTATTTCCCGCAACTGAAGTGTTTTCAAGCACCACCACTATGGTGAATAGAAAAGTAGCAGAAGTAAAGCCAATGAGcatattataaagaaaagatggaGTCAATATCCAATTTCAACTTTGAGACCATTTAATGACATACAGTGTGCTTCTGTAGTATAATATAAGACAAAAATAGCTCTactcaaacaaataaatagaCATGCAAATGTTATAAAGAGACTATACCCAATCATCAGACTTCATAAGGTTCATGGCTGCCATGTCTTCATCATCAACTTGAGCCCTCACATCACTGGAtgaaagattcaaagattagAACACGAACAGTTTACTGAGTCccaaaatatcaaaaacaATATTGGAAATAATGGGTTCCAAATTATGCTAAAGCCAATAAGGAAGATACCGTGCATTTCTAGGATTAGAGCGGAGTTGTATATCATCAACAGAGCAATAGTGTTTGAGCTTGCCGATATACTCATCTACTAATAATTGTACCCCGGGAGATCGCTTTTTTCCAACAGTGATTATCCTTATGGGCAGCGTTCTCTATCCAACATGCGAAATAAGACTGATTTcttgagaatttgaaaattgatttttataggAAAGGGAAATTAATGGTTTTATTTTACCACTGCTTGACCAGAGTATTTACATTGCCAGcctgaaaattttcaaacGAAAATGCATTGTAAACACTACGAAAATTAttcttacgagattatttcTGCGAGCATACCTGAACGTGGAGCTGGAGGAGCGGAAGAAGAGTAATTGGTGCAGGTTGAGATTGGCATCTCTTAAAATGACAGTCGAATCACAAGGTGTGCCAGAGCTTTAGATATCTATTCCGACCGCTTtcctaaaaaaagaaaagaaccgACAATGTTAACTAAAATTACCTAGTTATGCAGAATGAAAATTCAATAggatgtaatatatatatatattcgattcacaaaatccatattaaaaaaaaaaaaagggcaaAGAAACTACATGCATTTAAATTGACGCATATTCTACATACGACATACTTAAGTAGTGGAATAGGAGTAATGAGTAAGAG is a window encoding:
- the LOC8282089 gene encoding auxin-responsive protein SAUR72; protein product: MDSKKSNKIREIVRLQQILKKWRKMATSSSSKATATTSNGSKSIKFLKRTLSLSENSARETSSNAVPKGSLAVCVGEELKRFIIPTEYLGHPAFHLLLREAEEEFGFQQTGVLRIPCEVAVFESILKVVEDKKDVYSVQEFTLGHCSSKSHQTPSHHPQSPMCR
- the LOC8282091 gene encoding putative RNA methyltransferase At5g10620; the protein is MPISTCTNYSSSAPPAPRSGWQCKYSGQAVRTLPIRIITVGKKRSPGVQLLVDEYIGKLKHYCSVDDIQLRSNPRNARDVRAQVDDEDMAAMNLMKSDDWVVMLDEHGLDIRSEQMAELVAEAGNTGASRLSFCIGGPYGHGQRIRTRANKSIRLSSMVLNHQIALVVLVEQLYRSWTILKGQNYHH